A genome region from Thalassococcus arenae includes the following:
- a CDS encoding LysR family transcriptional regulator, with the protein MDITLIRTFLEVAATGSFVNAADRLYVTQSAVSLRVQRLEDSLGRALFTRSKAGAEMTAAGREFERYALSLIKIWEEARQQVAIPEGFTESLSIGAQYSLWPRLGFRWIDALRAARPSLNIRAELGMPDRLTRFLIEGVVQAGLLYTPQLRPGLAVEKLMEEELLLVAAWPDADYETDLAGRYAFVDWGPEFVMAHALHLPELTNPGLTLSLGALGADYIRNRGMAAYLPARYVKRFLDSGELHLVPDAPIFPYPVWAVWREDLDHDLRQVAAQALRNVVSALSADQHKVRTDLDNLSEDEIEVLGQA; encoded by the coding sequence ATGGATATCACCCTGATCCGAACATTCCTGGAGGTCGCCGCCACCGGATCCTTCGTCAACGCCGCCGACCGGCTGTATGTCACGCAATCGGCGGTCAGCCTGCGGGTGCAGCGGCTGGAGGACAGCCTGGGGAGGGCGCTGTTCACGCGCTCCAAGGCGGGGGCCGAGATGACCGCGGCGGGGCGCGAGTTCGAACGCTACGCGCTGTCGCTGATCAAGATCTGGGAAGAGGCCCGTCAGCAGGTCGCGATCCCCGAGGGGTTCACCGAAAGCCTGTCGATCGGGGCGCAGTATTCGCTGTGGCCGCGGCTGGGCTTTCGCTGGATCGACGCGCTGCGGGCCGCCCGGCCGTCGCTGAACATCCGCGCCGAACTGGGGATGCCCGACCGGCTGACGCGGTTCCTGATCGAGGGCGTGGTGCAGGCGGGGCTGTTGTACACGCCGCAGCTGCGCCCGGGCCTGGCGGTGGAAAAGCTGATGGAGGAGGAGCTGCTGCTGGTGGCGGCCTGGCCGGACGCGGATTACGAGACGGACCTGGCCGGGCGCTATGCCTTTGTCGACTGGGGGCCGGAATTCGTGATGGCCCATGCGCTGCATCTGCCCGAGCTGACCAATCCGGGCCTGACCCTGTCGCTGGGGGCGCTGGGAGCGGATTATATCCGCAACCGCGGCATGGCGGCCTATCTGCCGGCGCGGTATGTCAAACGGTTCCTGGACAGCGGCGAATTGCACCTGGTGCCCGATGCGCCGATCTTTCCCTACCCGGTCTGGGCGGTCTGGCGCGAGGATCTGGATCACGATTTGCGGCAGGTTGCGGCGCAGGCGCTGCGCAACGTCGTGTCGGCGCTGAGCGCGGATCAGCATAAGGTACGGACCGATCTGGACAATCTCAGCGAAGACGAGATCGAAGTGCTGGGGCAGGCGTGA
- a CDS encoding helix-turn-helix domain-containing protein, giving the protein MSQIDFLLGRSIARKRVSCGISQGDLAIRTGISKHDIAGFEAGTARATASQLFGIARALDIRIETLFRDIAAAAQTGARDEGRSGWRDANDVEDDYHALPLDYRSAVFEFLIASGKERADTAKGSADAEEDRQP; this is encoded by the coding sequence ATGAGTCAGATAGATTTCTTATTGGGGCGCAGTATCGCCCGAAAACGGGTATCCTGCGGAATTTCGCAGGGCGACCTGGCAATCCGCACCGGCATTTCAAAACACGATATCGCCGGTTTCGAGGCCGGCACGGCACGCGCGACGGCCAGCCAGCTTTTCGGCATCGCCCGCGCGCTGGACATCCGGATCGAAACCCTGTTCCGCGACATCGCCGCCGCCGCGCAGACCGGCGCGCGGGACGAAGGGCGCTCCGGCTGGCGCGACGCGAACGACGTGGAAGACGACTATCACGCGCTGCCACTGGATTATCGCTCGGCAGTCTTCGAATTTCTGATTGCGTCCGGCAAGGAACGGGCCGACACTGCCAAAGGCTCGGCCGACGCCGAGGAGGACCGGCAACCCTGA
- a CDS encoding [protein-PII] uridylyltransferase — translation MTPLQTPSAAPASEAPPQPAPDDLIVPAQTLFDAARLRAEIAAALPDGADEAAVRKATVAVLAQAMKDGRAAIAAAFAAAPFAAFATTRAYTHLTDGVVTLCFDIAAQRLHPNPTPTEGEQIAVIAVGGYGRGEMAPFSDVDLLFLTPYKITAWAESVIESMLYMLWDLKLKVGHSSRTVKDCLRLGAEDFTIRTAMLEHRFLTGQQALARELDKRLWAELFKGTEREFIEAKLAERDARHEKQGGQRYMVEPNVKEGKGGLRDLQSLFWITKYVYRTDDTSALVKRGVFRPEEHATFVRAEEFLWATRCHLHLAAGRAVEQLTFDMQVEVAERMGYADRGGRRAVEWFMQAYFTHATEVGDLTRIFLTSLEADHTKDAPLLMRIFKRGPRVKDGYTIIHNRLAIASDKTFLSDPMNMLRLFEEALRTGLLIHPDAMRLVKANLNLIDDTLRENPEAQRIFLDTLLKHGNPDRALRRMNELGLLAAFIPEFAPIVAMMQFNMYHHYTVDEHIIQCLWHLSEIEHGNLVEDLPVASSILKQGVNRRVLYVALLLHDIGKGRDVDHSVLGAQIARKVAPRLGLTTRECDTVEWLVRYHLLMSDMAQKRDIADPRTVRDFAKLVQTRERLDLLCVLTVCDIRGVGPDTWNNWKAALIRALYRQTRRALEDGMEALNRENRGTEARKLLREKLSDWSEADLRTETQRHYPPYWQGLHVTAHVVFANLLRDIGDDEIRIDIHPDEDRDATRVCFALADHPGIFSRLAGALALVGANVVDARTFTTKDGYATPAFWIQDADGAPYEAARLPRLREMIRKTLAGEVVARDAIQSRDKLKKREKAFKVPTTITFDNDGSEIFTIVEVDTRDRPGLLYDLTRTLANANIQIFSAVIATYGEQVVDTFYVKDMFGLKLHSAAKQKALERKLRDAITAGAERAQG, via the coding sequence GGCCCCTCCGCAGCCCGCGCCGGACGACCTGATCGTTCCGGCGCAGACGCTTTTCGACGCCGCCCGCCTGCGCGCCGAGATCGCCGCAGCCCTGCCCGACGGCGCCGACGAGGCCGCCGTGCGCAAGGCCACCGTCGCGGTGCTGGCGCAGGCCATGAAGGACGGCCGGGCCGCCATCGCCGCGGCCTTCGCCGCCGCCCCCTTCGCCGCCTTCGCGACGACGCGGGCCTATACGCACCTGACCGACGGCGTCGTCACCCTGTGCTTCGACATCGCCGCGCAGCGCCTGCACCCCAATCCCACCCCGACCGAGGGCGAACAGATCGCCGTGATCGCCGTCGGCGGCTATGGCCGCGGCGAGATGGCGCCGTTCTCGGATGTCGACCTGCTGTTCCTGACCCCCTACAAGATCACCGCCTGGGCCGAGAGCGTCATCGAATCGATGCTCTACATGCTGTGGGATCTCAAGCTGAAGGTCGGCCATTCCTCGCGCACCGTCAAAGACTGCCTGCGCCTGGGCGCCGAGGATTTCACCATCCGCACCGCCATGCTGGAACACCGTTTCCTGACCGGGCAGCAAGCGCTGGCGCGCGAACTGGACAAGCGCCTCTGGGCCGAGCTGTTCAAGGGCACCGAACGCGAATTCATCGAGGCCAAGCTGGCCGAACGCGACGCGCGGCACGAAAAGCAAGGCGGCCAGCGCTACATGGTCGAACCCAATGTCAAGGAAGGCAAGGGCGGGCTGCGCGACCTGCAATCGCTGTTCTGGATCACCAAATACGTCTACCGCACCGACGACACCTCGGCGCTGGTCAAGCGCGGCGTCTTCCGCCCCGAGGAACACGCCACCTTCGTGCGGGCCGAGGAATTCCTCTGGGCCACCCGCTGCCACCTGCACCTGGCCGCCGGGCGCGCCGTGGAACAGCTGACCTTCGACATGCAGGTCGAGGTGGCCGAACGCATGGGCTATGCCGACCGTGGCGGGCGCCGCGCGGTGGAATGGTTCATGCAGGCCTACTTCACCCACGCCACAGAAGTGGGCGACCTGACCCGCATCTTCCTGACCTCGCTGGAAGCCGACCACACCAAGGACGCGCCGCTTCTGATGCGCATCTTCAAGCGCGGCCCGCGGGTCAAGGACGGCTACACCATCATCCACAACCGCCTGGCCATCGCCAGCGACAAGACCTTCCTGTCCGACCCGATGAACATGCTGCGGCTGTTCGAGGAAGCCCTGCGCACCGGCCTGCTGATCCACCCCGACGCCATGCGCCTGGTCAAGGCCAACCTGAACCTGATCGACGACACCCTGCGCGAGAACCCCGAGGCACAGCGCATCTTTCTCGACACGCTGCTGAAACACGGCAATCCCGACCGCGCCCTGCGGCGGATGAACGAACTGGGCCTGCTGGCCGCCTTCATCCCCGAATTCGCCCCGATCGTCGCGATGATGCAGTTCAACATGTACCACCACTACACGGTGGACGAACACATCATCCAATGCCTCTGGCACCTCAGCGAAATCGAGCACGGCAACCTGGTCGAGGACCTGCCGGTCGCCTCGTCGATCCTCAAGCAGGGCGTCAACCGCCGCGTGCTCTATGTCGCGCTGCTGCTGCACGACATCGGCAAGGGGCGCGATGTCGACCATTCCGTGCTGGGCGCCCAGATCGCCCGCAAGGTGGCGCCGCGCCTGGGGCTGACCACCAGGGAATGCGACACCGTCGAATGGCTGGTGCGCTATCACCTGCTGATGTCCGACATGGCGCAGAAACGCGACATCGCCGACCCCCGCACCGTGCGCGACTTCGCCAAGCTGGTGCAGACCCGCGAACGGCTCGACCTGCTCTGCGTGCTGACGGTCTGCGACATCCGCGGCGTCGGTCCCGACACCTGGAACAACTGGAAGGCCGCGCTGATCCGCGCGCTCTACCGCCAGACCCGCCGCGCGCTCGAGGACGGGATGGAGGCGCTCAACCGCGAGAACCGCGGCACCGAGGCCCGCAAGCTGCTGCGCGAGAAACTCTCCGACTGGTCCGAGGCCGATCTGCGCACCGAGACGCAGCGCCATTACCCGCCCTATTGGCAGGGCCTGCACGTCACCGCGCATGTCGTCTTCGCCAACCTGCTGCGCGATATCGGCGACGACGAGATCCGCATCGACATCCACCCCGACGAAGACCGCGACGCCACCCGCGTCTGCTTTGCCCTGGCCGACCATCCCGGCATCTTCTCGCGGCTGGCCGGCGCGCTGGCGCTGGTCGGTGCCAACGTGGTCGATGCCCGCACCTTCACCACCAAGGACGGCTATGCCACCCCGGCCTTCTGGATCCAGGATGCCGACGGCGCGCCCTACGAGGCCGCCCGCCTGCCCCGCCTGCGCGAGATGATCCGCAAGACGCTGGCCGGCGAGGTCGTCGCCCGCGACGCGATCCAGTCGCGCGACAAGCTGAAAAAGCGCGAAAAGGCGTTCAAGGTTCCCACCACGATCACCTTCGACAACGACGGCTCGGAAATCTTCACCATCGTCGAGGTCGACACCCGCGACCGGCCCGGCCTGCTCTACGACCTGACCCGCACCCTGGCCAACGCCAATATCCAGATCTTCTCGGCGGTGATCGCCACCTATGGCGAACAGGTGGTCGACACCTTCTACGTCAAGGACATGTTCGGGCTGAAGCTGCACAGCGCCGCCAAGCAGAAGGCGCTGGAACGCAAGCTGCGCGACGCGATCACCGCCGGCGCGGAACGCGCCCAGGGTTAG
- a CDS encoding DUF481 domain-containing protein: MNTYAKLTASVLALAVAAPVYAQGALVGVEDLDDRIDDIQETVSDDMDEAEDSARFGFNQYQQGWSGSFSLGITATSGNTDTADLSLGGRLRYGNGPWNHTLGVAAEVAEDNGVRNKEEAFLTYDVNRYFNDRFYMFGLGSVRYDNFGTNEWDAFLGVGPGVRIINTPNNAWRIQAGPGVRYLKDQLGDDTTEVAGIVSSRYYQKFTDTVFLTADTDVLFSETDTVATNEFGVNFKVTDVLATRVSLRTEYTDTPLPGFEEMDHAVGLSLVYGF; the protein is encoded by the coding sequence ATGAACACATACGCCAAGCTGACCGCTTCGGTTCTGGCTCTGGCCGTCGCAGCGCCTGTCTATGCACAGGGCGCGCTGGTCGGGGTCGAAGATCTGGACGACCGTATCGACGATATCCAGGAAACCGTTTCGGACGACATGGACGAAGCGGAGGATTCAGCCCGTTTCGGCTTCAACCAGTACCAGCAGGGCTGGTCCGGCAGTTTCTCGCTGGGCATCACGGCGACGTCGGGCAACACCGACACGGCCGACCTGTCGCTGGGTGGGCGCCTGCGCTATGGCAATGGCCCATGGAACCACACCCTGGGTGTGGCCGCCGAGGTCGCCGAAGACAACGGCGTGCGCAACAAGGAAGAGGCGTTCCTGACCTATGATGTGAACCGTTACTTCAACGACCGGTTCTACATGTTCGGTCTGGGCTCGGTGCGCTACGACAATTTCGGCACCAACGAATGGGATGCCTTCCTGGGTGTCGGTCCGGGCGTGCGCATCATCAACACGCCGAACAACGCCTGGCGCATCCAGGCCGGCCCGGGCGTGCGTTACCTCAAGGACCAGCTGGGCGACGACACCACCGAAGTCGCCGGCATCGTGTCGTCGCGTTATTACCAGAAATTCACCGACACCGTGTTCCTGACCGCCGATACCGACGTGCTGTTTTCGGAGACCGATACGGTGGCGACCAACGAATTCGGCGTGAATTTCAAGGTGACCGACGTGCTGGCGACCCGGGTTTCGTTGCGGACCGAATACACCGACACTCCGCTGCCGGGCTTCGAGGAGATGGATCACGCGGTCGGTCTGTCGCTGGTTTACGGGTTCTGA
- a CDS encoding acyl-homoserine-lactone synthase, whose protein sequence is MIIVVDGLNRHRYTRLLDEMFALRARVFGERLGWDVTIENGREVDQFDALDPAYVIGLNDNGRVVSCVRALQTTGPHMLSDVFYDILDGEPPLRSPTIWESTRFCVDTDVLERGSARNSVSYATCELMAASLEYARDSGITDIVTVIDPIMNRVLKRSDCAPYGYVGSTKPMGKVAAMAALLDCTDERIDRIRAFAGITGNVFVDDATARALADPAPAPARHARPTLLEDYCRDLIDTAETPEDRDAAGRLAQLLEKAGMIRPAARRLLAS, encoded by the coding sequence ATGATTATTGTTGTCGACGGTTTGAACCGGCACCGCTACACGCGCCTGCTGGATGAAATGTTCGCGCTCCGCGCCCGGGTCTTCGGGGAAAGGCTCGGCTGGGATGTGACAATCGAAAACGGCCGCGAGGTCGATCAGTTCGATGCGCTCGACCCGGCCTATGTGATCGGCCTGAACGACAACGGTCGCGTGGTGTCCTGCGTGCGCGCCCTGCAGACCACCGGCCCGCACATGCTGTCCGACGTCTTCTACGACATCCTCGACGGCGAACCGCCGCTGCGCAGCCCGACGATCTGGGAATCCACCCGTTTCTGCGTCGATACCGACGTGCTGGAACGCGGCTCGGCGCGCAACTCGGTCAGCTACGCCACGTGCGAACTGATGGCGGCCTCGCTGGAATACGCCCGCGACTCCGGCATCACCGACATCGTCACCGTGATCGATCCGATCATGAACCGCGTGCTGAAACGCTCCGACTGCGCGCCCTACGGCTATGTCGGCTCGACCAAGCCGATGGGCAAGGTCGCGGCGATGGCGGCGCTGCTCGACTGCACCGACGAACGCATCGACCGCATCCGCGCCTTCGCGGGCATCACGGGAAACGTCTTTGTGGATGACGCCACCGCGCGGGCGCTCGCTGATCCGGCCCCGGCGCCGGCCCGGCACGCACGCCCGACCCTGCTCGAGGATTACTGCCGCGACCTGATCGACACCGCCGAAACGCCCGAAGATCGGGACGCCGCGGGACGGCTTGCGCAACTGCTTGAAAAGGCCGGCATGATCCGCCCGGCGGCACGCCGCCTGCTGGCCAGCTGA
- a CDS encoding autoinducer binding domain-containing protein: MSVIDLSKLPFPENNLRSFLDGICAENELDFAAYAGMNPIAQSVHGFVNYPDAWQTRYVEAGFQNRDPVLLAASRSIAPVDWRRLRDESEFRTVFHAAHDFGISEQGLTIPVRGPFGDVGLFSVTRDCGDREWGLLKAKIMGALQNAAVHLHDHVVRSDAMTNTLMHPALSSREVEILQWIASGKTQQDVADILSISNRTVEVHLRSSRSKLGALTTSQAVGRAIGLGLIYPG; encoded by the coding sequence TTGTCAGTCATCGACCTGAGCAAGCTCCCCTTCCCCGAGAACAATCTCAGGTCGTTTCTCGATGGCATCTGCGCGGAAAATGAACTGGATTTCGCCGCTTATGCCGGGATGAACCCCATCGCACAATCGGTGCACGGCTTCGTCAATTATCCCGATGCATGGCAAACCCGCTACGTCGAGGCCGGCTTCCAGAACCGCGACCCGGTCTTGCTGGCGGCCAGCCGCAGCATCGCGCCGGTCGATTGGCGACGCCTGCGCGACGAATCCGAATTCCGCACCGTCTTTCATGCCGCGCATGATTTCGGGATTTCCGAACAGGGCCTGACGATCCCGGTGCGCGGGCCGTTCGGCGATGTCGGGCTGTTCAGCGTCACCCGCGATTGCGGCGACCGCGAATGGGGCCTGCTGAAGGCCAAGATCATGGGCGCGCTGCAGAACGCCGCCGTGCACCTTCACGACCACGTCGTGCGCTCGGATGCGATGACCAACACGCTGATGCATCCCGCCCTGTCCTCGCGCGAGGTGGAAATCCTGCAATGGATCGCCAGCGGCAAGACCCAGCAGGACGTGGCCGACATATTGTCGATCTCGAACCGCACGGTCGAAGTGCATTTGCGTTCCAGCCGGTCGAAGCTGGGGGCGCTGACCACCTCGCAGGCGGTCGGGCGCGCGATCGGACTGGGGCTGATCTACCCCGGCTGA